One window of Quercus robur chromosome 5, dhQueRobu3.1, whole genome shotgun sequence genomic DNA carries:
- the LOC126728766 gene encoding cysteine-rich receptor-like protein kinase 29, which produces MSTSRSLLLFFYAILLAPLVSHSLVLQRDPYVLHDCSTSGNVSSNGTFRANLNTLISTFSSNTQINYGFYNFSAGEGTDKVYATGLCRADLTPTDCRHELLQLYPNEKEGIMSYMNCTVRYSNNSIFGVMETTPIKALVAVGNATYQHNTDTIYGLMQCSPDLSEMACSNCLVTALDYFQSYCRGRDGARVLAPSCNLRILPDQFYDSILVESPPLLSPPPVPSKSLSPSPVPAKGLRRKKEFDAATACICLNCKSYISQNTTAIADNIKRSPKRDIPD; this is translated from the exons ATGAGCACTTCAAGATcacttcttctcttcttttatgCCATTCTACTCGCTCCCCTTGTTAGTCACAGCTTAGTATTGCAGCGAGATCCCTACGTTCTCCATGATTGTTCAACTAGTGGTAATGTGAGCAGTAACGGTACCTTCAGAGCGAACCTCAACACCCTCATCTCCACCTTCTCTTCCAACACCCAAATCAATTATGGGTTCTACAATTTCTCCGCCGGAGAGGGCACTGACAAAGTTTACGCCACTGGGCTTTGTAGAGCTGACCTTACTCCAACTGATTGCC GTCACGAGCTCTTACAGTTGTATCCAAACGAGAAAGAGGGTATCATGTCGTACATGAATTGTACCGTTCGATACTCCAACAACTCTATATTTGGTGTTATGGAAACCACACCAATTAAAGCTCTT GTTGCAGTTGGAAATGCCACCTATCAACACAATACCGATACGATCTATGGGCTTATGCAGTGCAGTCCTGATTTGTCAGAGATGGCTTGTAGCAATTGCCTAGTTACTGCTCTAGATTATTTTCAAAGTTATTGCCGTGGAAGAGATGGAGCGAGAGTTCTTGCACCTAGCTGTAACTTAAGAATACTGCCCGACCAATTCTATGACAGCATTCTTGTTGAATCGCCGCCATTACTATCTCCTCCTCCCGTGCCTTCAAAATCATTATCTCCGTCTCCTGTGCCTGCAAAAG GACTTAGGAGGAAGAAAGAGTTTGATGCAGCTACTGCTTGCATCTGTCTAAACTGCAAGTCGTACATCAGTCAAAACACAACAGCTATAGCTGATAATATTAAAAGATCACCTAAAAGGGACATACCAGATTAA